The proteins below come from a single Prochlorococcus marinus CUG1415 genomic window:
- a CDS encoding DUF4332 domain-containing protein, with protein MESKNFLDFLPTNFRHEKSFFIQNNLTDFKKLSNLSDLDINEIQRKSPLCTLNNLKKIRAIAIFKKEIEISPPKAYLLLHCGIGSIKSLSLCTPYELERKIGRLERILRVKTEADITFALLKKWIKKAKQIYNSF; from the coding sequence ATGGAAAGCAAAAACTTTTTAGATTTTTTGCCTACTAACTTTAGACATGAGAAATCTTTTTTTATTCAAAATAATCTAACTGACTTTAAAAAACTAAGTAATCTTTCAGACTTAGATATAAATGAGATCCAAAGAAAATCTCCACTATGCACATTAAATAATTTAAAAAAAATTAGAGCCATAGCTATATTTAAAAAAGAAATTGAAATTTCTCCACCGAAAGCATATCTACTTTTACATTGCGGTATTGGATCTATTAAATCATTATCACTATGTACACCTTACGAATTAGAACGAAAAATTGGGAGATTAGAAAGAATTCTAAGAGTAAAAACTGAAGCAGATATAACTTTTGCTCTTTTAAAAAAATGGATTAAAAAAGCAAAGCAAATCTACAATTCTTTTTAA
- a CDS encoding DUF2518 family protein — protein sequence MSFFELLENTPKIFGLFGICLLMATVIAFIFNFGFKFRIIGATIFSLLLSLSSWAFIQSYTEKVVIEGAKYVPIVYDNGFDLIVAKAEDDFPEESIAPTLEQLSENLRKGSRSGANVKIKLRKLEKISEGVSKPVIIGKVQKNVKMN from the coding sequence ATGTCTTTTTTTGAACTATTAGAGAACACACCCAAAATCTTTGGATTATTTGGAATATGCCTTTTAATGGCTACTGTAATAGCTTTTATATTTAATTTTGGGTTTAAATTTCGAATAATAGGAGCAACCATTTTCTCATTATTACTTTCATTAAGTAGTTGGGCATTTATACAAAGTTATACTGAAAAAGTTGTAATAGAAGGTGCAAAATATGTTCCAATTGTTTACGATAACGGATTTGATTTAATTGTTGCTAAAGCAGAGGATGACTTCCCAGAAGAATCTATTGCACCAACTTTAGAGCAATTATCAGAAAACCTGAGGAAAGGTAGCAGGTCGGGTGCGAACGTAAAAATAAAGCTAAGGAAACTCGAAAAAATTTCAGAGGGAGTAAGTAAACCAGTAATAATAGGGAAAGTGCAGAAAAATGTAAAAATGAATTAG
- a CDS encoding glutamate-5-semialdehyde dehydrogenase, protein MANIFEVSQPENDLLEKADQVRLASIKISQTENNNRIKALNFMADYLEKNTTEILEANHEDYTRAEKKGISKALLSRLKLSKEKLTSGIEGVRKVGDLVDPVNQVQIRRELSKGLILERKTVPIGVLGVIFESRPDAVMQISSLAIRSGNGVMLKGGSEANSTNTAIVKALQQGLQESGLDKNAICLLKSRKDSMSMLNLEKYINLIIPRGSNELVKFIQENTRIPVLGHADGICHLFIDNEANLEMALSVALDSKIQYPAACNSIETLLVHNEIAPVFLEKAIPLFNSNDVKLIGDERSVELGLKHEASLEDWQTEYLDLILAIKIVDDLEEAITHIQKFSSKHTDGIITENLNTAKNFMNVVDSTGVFHNCSTRFADGFRYGFGAEVGISTQALPPRGPVGLEGLVTYKYFLKGDGNIVDDFSSGKAIYTHKDL, encoded by the coding sequence ATGGCCAATATCTTTGAAGTTTCTCAACCAGAGAATGATCTTTTAGAAAAAGCTGATCAAGTTCGTTTGGCATCAATAAAAATAAGTCAGACTGAAAATAACAATAGAATTAAAGCCTTAAATTTTATGGCTGATTATCTAGAGAAAAATACTACAGAAATTTTAGAGGCTAATCATGAGGACTATACAAGAGCAGAAAAGAAAGGTATTTCAAAGGCTTTACTTTCTAGATTAAAGTTATCAAAAGAAAAATTAACTTCAGGAATTGAAGGAGTAAGAAAAGTTGGAGACTTGGTTGACCCTGTAAATCAAGTGCAAATCAGAAGAGAGCTATCCAAGGGATTGATCTTAGAAAGAAAAACTGTGCCTATCGGAGTCCTAGGGGTTATTTTTGAATCAAGGCCAGATGCTGTAATGCAGATTAGTTCTCTAGCAATAAGATCTGGTAATGGAGTTATGCTAAAGGGCGGAAGTGAAGCTAATTCAACAAATACTGCAATAGTCAAAGCATTGCAACAGGGTTTGCAGGAATCAGGCCTTGATAAAAATGCAATATGCTTACTTAAAAGCAGAAAAGATAGTATGTCGATGTTAAATCTTGAGAAATATATTAATTTAATAATTCCTAGAGGAAGTAATGAATTAGTAAAATTTATTCAGGAGAATACAAGAATACCCGTATTAGGTCATGCTGATGGAATTTGTCATTTGTTTATAGATAATGAGGCAAATCTCGAGATGGCTTTATCAGTGGCTTTGGACAGTAAAATTCAATATCCTGCAGCATGTAATTCTATTGAAACTTTATTAGTACATAATGAAATTGCACCAGTCTTTCTAGAAAAGGCTATACCTTTGTTTAATTCTAATGACGTTAAATTGATTGGAGATGAAAGATCAGTTGAATTAGGGTTAAAACATGAGGCTAGTCTAGAAGATTGGCAAACTGAATATTTAGATTTAATCTTAGCGATAAAAATTGTTGATGATCTTGAGGAGGCAATCACTCATATTCAAAAATTTAGTTCAAAACATACAGATGGAATAATTACTGAAAATTTAAATACTGCTAAGAATTTTATGAATGTAGTTGATAGCACAGGTGTTTTTCATAATTGCTCTACTAGGTTCGCAGATGGGTTTAGATATGGATTCGGAGCTGAAGTTGGGATATCAACTCAAGCTCTGCCCCCAAGAGGACCTGTAGGTCTAGAGGGTTTGGTTACATATAAATATTTCCTAAAAGGAGATGGGAATATAGTTGATGATTTTTCATCTGGGAAGGCTATCTATACGCATAAGGATCTTTAA
- a CDS encoding dihydroneopterin aldolase — METFLKIENIKLWARVGVLYEERQLGQLFSLDIFLWTDFEKCTANDDIKKTVDYSKLVEILKYQSKKIYCFTIEKYSNEILEIIDKEFKLSKIKIILTKCNPPITGFDGKVSIVRILENK, encoded by the coding sequence ATGGAAACATTTTTAAAAATTGAAAATATTAAACTTTGGGCTAGAGTGGGTGTCCTGTATGAAGAAAGGCAATTAGGTCAACTATTTAGTTTGGATATATTTTTGTGGACTGATTTTGAAAAGTGTACTGCAAATGATGATATAAAAAAAACAGTTGACTATTCAAAATTAGTTGAAATTTTAAAATATCAATCAAAGAAAATATATTGTTTCACAATAGAAAAATACTCAAACGAAATTTTAGAAATTATTGATAAGGAATTTAAGCTTTCTAAAATTAAAATTATTTTGACAAAATGTAATCCTCCAATTACTGGTTTTGATGGGAAGGTTTCAATAGTAAGAATTCTTGAAAACAAGTAA
- a CDS encoding esterase/lipase family protein — MEKRNPIILIHGLWNTSTIFSSITSKLDEIGIEYFAPTLNHSLGMTSIIDLTNVLNELILEKYGLEKEIDILGFSMGGIIGRYWLQKFNGYKRTRRLISLGSPHKGTLMAQLVPKYPFRGISEMKINSKFLRELAKNDIFLDDVECISFFTYWDLMVFPSWWTNLNSGEKISVKVYKHRNLVRNNSSVKKIIETIMM; from the coding sequence TTGGAAAAAAGAAATCCCATTATTTTGATTCATGGTCTTTGGAATACTTCAACTATTTTTTCTTCTATTACCTCAAAACTTGATGAAATTGGAATTGAATATTTCGCCCCAACTCTTAATCATTCATTAGGAATGACTTCTATTATTGATTTAACAAATGTGTTGAACGAATTAATATTAGAGAAATACGGTTTAGAAAAAGAAATAGATATTTTAGGATTCTCTATGGGAGGAATAATTGGTAGATATTGGCTTCAAAAATTTAATGGATATAAAAGAACAAGAAGATTAATATCTTTAGGTTCCCCTCATAAAGGAACATTGATGGCTCAATTAGTACCTAAATACCCTTTTCGAGGAATATCAGAAATGAAAATAAATAGTAAGTTTTTGAGAGAACTTGCAAAAAATGATATTTTTCTTGATGATGTAGAGTGTATAAGTTTTTTTACTTACTGGGATCTAATGGTTTTTCCTTCCTGGTGGACTAATTTAAATTCAGGAGAAAAAATATCAGTAAAAGTATATAAACACAGAAATTTAGTAAGAAATAATTCTTCTGTTAAAAAAATAATTGAGACAATTATGATGTAG
- a CDS encoding M3 family metallopeptidase — protein sequence METSIFKYGELPEFKKFTPETINKQFPGVLEKIGNDFKNIEKNLSNHLIQNDLTWDKVINPLNEVNEVLRWSWGVISHLNAVNNSESLRDIYSKFLPEIISLSNRFGQSKIIYNSLVKLKESKNFDQIKNRILDKEILEMQHRGISLQKNDQKDFNKIAEELGKLSTDFSNNVLDATNNWFLILNKKSEVEGLPERVLELMAISAHNHLKKDSQVNFINGPWKLSLDIPTYTAFMTYATDRKLREKLYKSFVNRASQGEKNNSQIIEEILFLRTKQAHLLGYKSWAELSLSTKMAKEIKNVETLLEELREPAFKTAKLELQSLHKFAKDNGFPKSETIEPWDISYWSEILRKEKFNLDQESLRPWFPLNDVLKGLFRLSERLFEIKVVEATNEAPSWNDDVLFFNILDKEDKKIASFYLDPYSRPESKRGGAWMDECLNKNNVGNNTLPVAYLVCNQTPPSKDKPSLMSFEEVQTLFHEFGHGLQHMLTTVNLPQAAGINNVEWDAVELPSQFMENWCFHKNTLLNIAKHYQTGEKLSDENFEKILKNRTFNCGMATLRQLHFAITDLRLHSNIDKNKGKTADEIRREIAEQTTVIAPIQEDQFLCCFSHIFAGGYSAGYYSYKWAEVLSADAFSMFEEADLENTEDLKLIGKKFKDTILSLGGSLSPLEIFKLFRGREPQTDSLIRQLGLSGATS from the coding sequence ATGGAAACCTCAATTTTTAAATATGGAGAATTACCAGAATTTAAAAAATTCACTCCAGAAACTATAAATAAACAATTTCCAGGTGTATTAGAAAAGATAGGCAATGATTTCAAAAATATAGAGAAAAATCTATCTAATCATTTAATTCAGAACGATTTAACTTGGGATAAAGTAATAAATCCTTTAAATGAAGTCAATGAAGTTCTCAGGTGGAGTTGGGGGGTAATAAGCCACTTAAATGCAGTAAATAACTCTGAAAGTCTTAGAGATATTTATTCAAAATTTCTTCCCGAGATTATTAGCTTGAGTAACAGATTTGGGCAAAGTAAAATAATTTACAATTCTTTAGTCAAGCTTAAAGAGTCAAAAAACTTTGATCAAATCAAAAACAGAATTTTAGATAAAGAAATTCTTGAGATGCAACATAGAGGAATTTCACTACAAAAAAATGATCAAAAAGATTTCAATAAAATAGCAGAAGAGCTTGGCAAGCTATCAACAGATTTCAGCAACAACGTTCTTGATGCTACAAACAATTGGTTTTTAATTTTAAATAAAAAATCTGAAGTTGAAGGCCTTCCTGAACGAGTTCTAGAACTAATGGCCATATCAGCTCATAATCACTTAAAGAAAGATAGCCAAGTTAACTTTATAAATGGCCCTTGGAAATTAAGTCTAGATATTCCAACTTATACAGCTTTTATGACATATGCCACTGACCGAAAACTCAGAGAAAAACTCTATAAGTCATTTGTAAACAGGGCGTCTCAAGGAGAAAAAAATAATTCTCAAATTATTGAAGAGATATTATTTCTCAGAACTAAACAGGCTCATCTACTTGGGTATAAAAGTTGGGCAGAACTAAGTTTGTCAACGAAAATGGCCAAAGAAATTAAAAATGTTGAAACCCTTTTAGAGGAATTAAGAGAACCAGCTTTTAAAACCGCAAAATTGGAATTACAATCTCTCCACAAATTTGCTAAAGATAATGGATTTCCAAAATCCGAGACTATTGAGCCATGGGATATTAGTTATTGGTCTGAGATTCTTAGGAAGGAAAAGTTCAATTTAGATCAAGAGTCTTTGAGGCCTTGGTTCCCTCTAAATGATGTTTTAAAAGGTTTATTTAGACTAAGCGAAAGGTTATTTGAAATTAAAGTTGTCGAAGCAACTAATGAAGCACCTTCTTGGAATGATGACGTTTTGTTTTTTAATATCCTCGATAAAGAAGATAAAAAAATAGCATCTTTTTATCTCGATCCATATTCTAGACCGGAATCAAAAAGAGGAGGGGCCTGGATGGATGAATGTTTGAATAAAAATAATGTTGGCAATAATACCCTGCCTGTGGCTTATCTTGTTTGTAATCAGACTCCCCCATCAAAAGACAAACCTAGTTTGATGAGTTTTGAAGAAGTTCAGACACTTTTCCATGAATTTGGTCACGGTCTTCAACATATGCTTACTACTGTAAATCTCCCTCAAGCTGCTGGCATCAATAATGTTGAATGGGATGCAGTGGAACTTCCAAGTCAATTTATGGAAAACTGGTGTTTCCATAAAAATACACTATTGAATATTGCTAAACACTATCAAACAGGAGAAAAATTATCCGATGAAAACTTTGAGAAAATCTTAAAAAACAGGACTTTTAATTGTGGGATGGCAACTCTTAGACAACTTCATTTTGCGATTACAGATCTCAGATTGCACAGTAATATTGATAAAAACAAAGGTAAAACCGCAGATGAAATCAGAAGAGAAATTGCAGAACAAACAACTGTAATTGCTCCAATTCAAGAAGATCAATTCCTTTGTTGTTTTAGTCATATATTTGCAGGTGGATATTCTGCAGGATATTACTCATATAAATGGGCTGAAGTTCTAAGTGCTGATGCTTTTTCTATGTTTGAAGAAGCTGATCTGGAAAATACTGAAGATTTAAAGTTAATAGGAAAAAAATTTAAAGACACAATACTTAGTTTAGGAGGAAGCTTATCTCCACTAGAGATATTCAAACTATTCAGGGGGAGAGAGCCACAAACAGATTCCCTAATAAGACAATTGGGTTTGTCTGGAGCTACATCATAA